The following proteins are co-located in the Thermus thermophilus HB8 genome:
- the ubiE gene encoding bifunctional demethylmenaquinone methyltransferase/2-methoxy-6-polyprenyl-1,4-benzoquinol methylase UbiE codes for MAASPEEKAKRVRRMFSEIAPRYDLLNRLLSFGADLRWRRRAVDLALEKAPRRILDLATGTGDLALMLKERAPGAEVVGADFAPPMLAIARRKAEARGLEVRFLEADALALPFPDGAFDAVTIAFGFRNFADYEKALRELYRVLAPGGRLVVLEFPPPPKGAFGLVYRVYFQRVLPFLGGLISGNFGAYRYLPESVEAFPAPEALKAMMAAAGFSVRYELLTFGVAAIHVGDRP; via the coding sequence GTGGCGGCTTCCCCGGAGGAAAAGGCGAAAAGGGTGCGGCGGATGTTCTCGGAGATCGCCCCCCGCTACGACCTCCTGAACCGCCTCCTCTCCTTCGGGGCGGACCTCCGCTGGCGCAGGCGGGCGGTGGACCTGGCCCTGGAGAAGGCCCCAAGGCGCATCCTGGACCTGGCCACGGGGACGGGGGACCTGGCCCTCATGCTCAAGGAAAGGGCCCCCGGGGCGGAGGTGGTGGGGGCGGACTTCGCCCCGCCCATGCTGGCGATCGCCCGCAGGAAGGCGGAGGCGAGGGGCCTCGAGGTCCGCTTCCTCGAGGCGGACGCCCTCGCCCTCCCCTTTCCCGACGGGGCCTTTGACGCGGTGACCATCGCCTTCGGCTTCCGCAACTTCGCCGATTACGAAAAGGCCCTAAGGGAGCTTTACCGGGTCCTGGCCCCCGGGGGGAGGCTCGTGGTTCTGGAGTTTCCCCCGCCCCCTAAGGGGGCCTTTGGCCTCGTCTACCGGGTCTACTTCCAGCGGGTCCTCCCTTTCCTCGGGGGGCTTATTTCGGGGAACTTCGGGGCCTACCGCTACCTTCCGGAAAGCGTGGAGGCCTTCCCCGCTCCTGAGGCCCTGAAGGCCATGATGGCGGCGGCGGGGTTTTCCGTGCGCTACGAGCTCCTCACCTTCGGGGTGGCGGCCATCCACGTGGGGGACAGGCCCTAA
- a CDS encoding ABC transporter permease — MLTDRKRLGLLVLLGGGVTLLLWYLAPWAVPHRIFGGEGVLLNPFGHHLPQGRLPQGYQDAWLYPVFYLSLAWLALSLLLPWTRAGVRGLYWAGALGLGLFLLTYLLFQGSVAQANAGAERPLLRRFSLGLGSYATLAYGLYLLLLARVFSPGGLAFLVRRRGLVVPLFSLLLASLLGGAIVALLKENPGEAQSLREALMLKLDLITYTYQLLYSPLVNPSGFLQSLLLATPLVFTGLAVALGFRGGLFNIGAPGQLILGAIAAMLVGVYLPGPRWLVLPLALLAAALAGGLWGAIPGWLKARFGAHEVINTIMFNYIAASLFLFLISANEYKFFGKTLYLPFKYPGYEARSYEIRPEARIPHWTDLVAPGGELSFALPLALLLGVLGYFLVRKSLGHRVLAATLLGVLGYGVGGLLPGPQVAFGPDLTSVRLNGAFLLALLALLFFHFYVFRHVGGYELRALGLAPKAAEYGGVAVGRKVVLVMFLSGALAGLAAAHYVLGGGIDEYRLKQSLPYSVGFDGIAVALMGQNTPLGVGLAAWLFGILLTGGLQVNLQLGISRELVAVLQALIVLFIAAGGFLPRYFTDPLRAAEVELKAEKEVKE; from the coding sequence GTGTTGACGGACCGCAAGCGCCTGGGGCTTCTCGTCCTCCTGGGAGGCGGGGTCACCCTCCTCCTCTGGTACCTGGCCCCCTGGGCCGTGCCCCATCGGATCTTCGGCGGGGAGGGGGTGCTCCTCAACCCCTTCGGCCACCACCTGCCCCAAGGCCGCCTCCCCCAGGGCTACCAGGACGCCTGGCTCTACCCCGTCTTCTACCTCTCCCTGGCCTGGCTTGCCTTAAGCCTCCTCCTCCCCTGGACCCGGGCGGGCGTCCGGGGGCTCTACTGGGCCGGGGCCTTGGGCCTAGGGCTCTTCCTCCTCACCTACCTCCTCTTTCAGGGGAGCGTGGCCCAGGCGAACGCCGGGGCGGAAAGGCCCCTCCTGCGCCGCTTTAGCCTGGGCCTTGGGAGCTACGCCACCCTGGCCTACGGCCTCTACCTCCTCCTCCTCGCCCGGGTGTTCTCCCCGGGGGGGCTCGCCTTTTTGGTGCGGAGGCGGGGGCTGGTGGTGCCCCTCTTCTCCCTCCTCCTCGCCTCCCTCCTGGGCGGGGCCATCGTGGCCCTCCTGAAGGAGAACCCAGGGGAGGCGCAAAGCCTCCGTGAAGCCCTCATGCTCAAGCTGGACCTCATCACCTACACCTACCAGCTCCTCTATAGCCCCCTGGTGAACCCCTCCGGGTTCCTCCAGAGTCTCCTCCTCGCCACCCCCCTCGTCTTCACCGGGCTCGCCGTGGCCTTGGGGTTTAGGGGCGGGCTCTTCAACATCGGGGCCCCGGGGCAGCTCATCCTGGGGGCCATCGCCGCCATGCTGGTGGGGGTCTACCTCCCGGGCCCCAGGTGGCTCGTCCTGCCCCTGGCCCTCCTCGCCGCCGCCCTGGCCGGGGGGCTTTGGGGGGCAATCCCGGGCTGGCTCAAGGCCCGCTTCGGGGCCCACGAGGTGATCAACACCATCATGTTCAACTACATCGCGGCGAGCCTCTTCCTCTTCCTCATCTCCGCCAACGAGTACAAGTTCTTCGGAAAGACCCTGTACCTCCCCTTCAAGTACCCGGGCTACGAGGCCCGGAGCTACGAGATCCGGCCCGAGGCCCGCATCCCCCACTGGACCGACCTCGTGGCCCCCGGCGGGGAGCTCTCCTTCGCCCTGCCCCTCGCCCTCCTCCTGGGGGTTTTGGGCTACTTCCTGGTGCGGAAGAGCCTGGGCCACCGGGTCCTCGCCGCCACGCTCCTTGGGGTCTTGGGCTACGGCGTGGGGGGGCTTCTTCCCGGCCCCCAGGTGGCCTTCGGCCCCGACCTCACCTCGGTGCGCCTGAACGGGGCCTTCCTCCTCGCCCTCCTCGCCCTCCTCTTCTTCCACTTCTACGTCTTCCGCCACGTGGGGGGGTACGAGCTCAGGGCCCTGGGCCTCGCCCCCAAGGCGGCGGAGTACGGGGGCGTGGCGGTGGGGCGGAAGGTGGTCCTCGTGATGTTCCTCTCCGGGGCCTTGGCGGGCCTCGCCGCCGCCCACTACGTCCTGGGCGGGGGGATTGACGAGTACCGGCTGAAGCAGTCCCTCCCCTACTCCGTGGGCTTTGACGGGATCGCCGTGGCCCTCATGGGGCAGAACACCCCCCTTGGGGTGGGGCTCGCCGCCTGGCTTTTCGGCATCCTCCTCACCGGGGGGCTCCAGGTGAACCTGCAGCTCGGCATCAGCCGGGAGCTGGTGGCGGTGC